Proteins from a genomic interval of Kitasatospora kifunensis:
- a CDS encoding class I SAM-dependent methyltransferase, which produces MTDAQHKAHAESFGAVAAEYDRARPSYPSELFDVIEELAHRPLKGAVLLDVGAGTGIATRLLHDRGARVTAVEPSPGMAAQLHRVSPEIPLIKGDGNDLPCHDGTADLITYAQAFHWTDPDRSLPEALRVLRPGGALALWWNIKDRSVPYLAAQEARLAAALPSYHYYGVMNAIGDHLERYPFEVTRRTLRWERQLGVEEVLTDLRSKSYFAVLEPEVREPVLAAERAALLADFPDGQVVEPYQLDLWVGIKKA; this is translated from the coding sequence ATGACGGACGCTCAGCACAAGGCGCACGCGGAGAGCTTCGGCGCGGTGGCCGCCGAGTACGACCGGGCCCGCCCCTCCTATCCGAGTGAACTGTTCGACGTCATCGAGGAGTTGGCGCACCGTCCGCTCAAGGGCGCGGTGCTGCTTGACGTCGGCGCCGGCACCGGCATCGCGACGAGGCTGCTGCACGACCGCGGCGCCCGGGTCACCGCGGTCGAACCGAGCCCCGGGATGGCGGCCCAGCTGCACCGGGTCAGCCCCGAGATCCCGCTGATCAAGGGCGACGGCAACGACCTGCCGTGCCACGACGGCACCGCCGACCTGATCACCTACGCGCAGGCCTTCCACTGGACCGACCCCGACCGCTCGCTGCCCGAGGCGCTGCGGGTGCTGCGCCCGGGCGGCGCGTTGGCGCTGTGGTGGAACATCAAGGACCGCTCGGTGCCCTACCTGGCCGCGCAGGAGGCCCGGTTGGCCGCGGCACTGCCCTCGTACCACTACTACGGGGTGATGAACGCGATCGGCGACCACCTGGAGCGCTACCCCTTCGAGGTCACCCGGCGCACGCTGCGCTGGGAGCGCCAACTCGGCGTCGAGGAGGTGCTCACCGACCTGCGCTCGAAGTCCTACTTCGCGGTGCTGGAGCCCGAGGTGCGCGAGCCGGTGCTGGCCGCCGAGCGGGCGGCGCTGCTGGCCGACTTCCCGGACGGGCAGGTCGTCGAGCCGTACCAGCTCGACCTCTGGGTCGGTATCAAGAAGGCCTGA
- the ilvD gene encoding dihydroxy-acid dehydratase: MPELKSRTVTHGRNMAGARALLRAAGVAREDFGKPIIAVANSFTEFVPGHTHLQPVGRIVSEAIQAAGGIAREFNTIAVDDGIAMGHHGMLYSLPSRDLIADSVEYMVSAHCADALICISNCDKITPGMLMAALRLNIPTVFVSGGPMEAGQAVLVDGTVRKLDLVNAISDAVNENVSDADIAIIEENACPTCGSCSGMFTANSMNCLTEAIGLSLPGNGSTLATHTARRALYEDAGRTVVEITKRHYDGDDYSVLPRSIASRAAFENAMALDIAMGGSTNTILHLLAAAQEAELDFDMRAIDQISRRVPCLSKVAPNGSYYMEDVHRAGGIPAILGELYRGGLLNENVHTVHSSSLDEWLKTWDVRGGSPSPTAVELFHAAPGCVRSATAFSQSERWDTLDTDAAGGCIRSVEHAYSVEGGLAVLYGNLAEDGCIVKTAGVDESIWTFSGPAVVLESQEDAVDAILTKRIKEGDVVVIRYEGPKGGPGMQEMLYPTSFLKGRGLGKACALITDGRFSGGTSGLSIGHVSPEAAAGGTIALVEDGDLISIDIPGRSVRLEVSFEELHERRLRLEESGGYQPAHRDRPVSAALKAYAAMATSADKGAVRDVSRLG; encoded by the coding sequence GTGCCCGAGCTGAAGTCCCGTACGGTCACCCACGGTCGCAACATGGCAGGCGCCCGCGCCCTCCTTCGGGCCGCCGGTGTGGCCCGGGAGGACTTCGGCAAGCCGATCATCGCGGTCGCCAACTCCTTCACCGAGTTCGTGCCGGGCCACACCCACCTGCAGCCGGTGGGCCGGATCGTCTCCGAGGCGATCCAGGCGGCCGGCGGCATCGCCCGCGAGTTCAACACCATCGCGGTGGACGACGGCATCGCGATGGGCCACCACGGCATGCTCTACTCGCTGCCCTCGCGCGACCTGATCGCCGACAGCGTGGAGTACATGGTCAGCGCGCACTGCGCGGACGCGCTGATCTGCATCTCCAACTGCGACAAGATCACCCCCGGCATGCTGATGGCCGCGCTGCGCCTCAACATCCCCACCGTCTTCGTCTCCGGCGGCCCGATGGAGGCCGGCCAGGCGGTGCTGGTCGACGGCACGGTGCGCAAGCTCGACCTGGTCAACGCGATCTCCGACGCCGTCAACGAGAACGTCTCGGACGCGGACATCGCGATCATCGAGGAGAACGCCTGCCCGACCTGCGGCTCGTGTTCGGGGATGTTCACCGCCAACTCGATGAACTGCCTGACCGAGGCGATCGGCCTCTCGCTGCCCGGCAACGGCTCGACGCTTGCCACCCACACCGCCCGCAGGGCGCTGTACGAGGACGCCGGGCGCACCGTCGTCGAGATCACCAAGCGGCACTACGACGGCGACGACTACTCGGTGCTGCCGCGCAGCATCGCCAGCCGGGCCGCGTTCGAGAACGCGATGGCGCTGGACATCGCGATGGGCGGCTCGACCAACACGATCCTGCACCTGCTGGCCGCCGCCCAGGAGGCCGAGCTGGACTTCGACATGCGGGCGATCGACCAGATCTCCCGCCGGGTGCCCTGCCTGTCCAAGGTGGCGCCCAACGGCTCGTACTACATGGAGGACGTGCACCGGGCCGGCGGCATCCCCGCGATCCTGGGCGAGCTGTACCGCGGCGGGCTGCTCAACGAGAACGTGCACACCGTGCACTCGAGCTCGCTGGACGAGTGGCTGAAGACCTGGGACGTCCGCGGCGGCTCGCCCTCGCCGACCGCCGTCGAGCTGTTCCACGCGGCGCCCGGCTGTGTCCGCTCGGCCACCGCCTTCTCGCAGTCCGAGCGTTGGGACACCCTGGACACCGACGCGGCCGGCGGCTGCATCCGCAGCGTCGAGCACGCCTACTCGGTGGAGGGCGGGCTCGCCGTGCTCTACGGCAACCTGGCCGAGGACGGCTGCATCGTGAAGACGGCCGGGGTCGACGAGTCGATCTGGACCTTCAGCGGCCCAGCCGTGGTGCTGGAGTCCCAGGAGGACGCGGTGGACGCCATCTTGACCAAGCGGATCAAGGAGGGCGACGTCGTGGTGATCCGCTACGAGGGCCCCAAGGGCGGCCCCGGCATGCAGGAGATGCTCTACCCGACCTCCTTCCTCAAGGGCCGGGGCCTGGGCAAGGCCTGCGCGCTGATCACCGACGGCCGCTTCTCCGGCGGGACCTCGGGCCTGTCGATCGGGCACGTCTCCCCGGAGGCGGCCGCCGGCGGCACCATCGCGCTGGTCGAGGACGGCGACCTCATCTCGATCGACATCCCGGGCCGCTCGGTCCGGCTGGAGGTCTCCTTCGAGGAGCTGCACGAGCGCCGACTGCGCCTGGAGGAGTCGGGCGGCTACCAGCCGGCGCACCGCGACCGCCCGGTGAGCGCGGCGCTGAAGGCGTACGCGGCGATGGCCACCTCGGCCGACAAGGGCGCGGTGCGCGACGTCAGCAGGCTGGGGTGA
- a CDS encoding SCO2583/SCO2584 N-terminal domain-containing protein, whose protein sequence is MPIAEDPAQRPPGEEPDPFADLVLDEDFVKGASVKEQSGRSRMLAAKWKREPPQEEQAWRPPTEIRRRRFGRRAKAADPWGNPQRRAKPNWQAPVFVLLTIAVVAAALNVNGLHSWYLDHVGSTPDRGIGALPVSPKPVITQAPETAKPTAAPSTDAPLTPTVAQPWLGSPAESWPAGADAIVLPDAKAMGVFDKDQVAAQLKTAKNFLVAANLDPAVLAGGNPQAALDLLNPSSRKVAEQELAHPDTQHNPINLFSRFNPRTAIPAGDVVKLQGRMWLDDDGEQGVVVHTDYTFVYAVVPGPEQFKPLPPSSPGPSPSDTTGAKSVAWVQLDPHAEVTREIVRRVADFRFADPDKYEVQDGKLSLLHWQGTRDNNYCDSDDGWLEPYFKPLPGSDSSAGEGSGTPVDPYDRSKPIPNDDTDKCGTLSRS, encoded by the coding sequence GTGCCAATAGCCGAAGACCCCGCGCAGCGCCCGCCCGGCGAGGAGCCGGACCCATTCGCCGACCTCGTCCTCGATGAGGATTTCGTCAAGGGCGCCTCCGTCAAGGAGCAGTCGGGGCGATCCCGCATGCTGGCCGCCAAGTGGAAGCGCGAACCCCCGCAGGAGGAGCAGGCCTGGCGGCCGCCGACCGAGATCCGCCGGCGGCGGTTCGGCCGCCGGGCGAAGGCGGCGGACCCCTGGGGCAACCCGCAGCGGCGCGCCAAGCCCAACTGGCAGGCGCCGGTCTTCGTGCTGCTCACCATCGCCGTGGTGGCCGCCGCGCTGAACGTCAACGGGCTGCACAGCTGGTACCTGGACCACGTCGGGAGCACACCGGACCGCGGGATCGGGGCCCTGCCGGTGAGCCCGAAGCCGGTGATCACCCAGGCGCCGGAGACGGCCAAGCCGACCGCCGCGCCGTCGACCGACGCACCGCTCACCCCGACCGTGGCACAGCCCTGGCTGGGTTCACCGGCCGAGAGCTGGCCGGCGGGGGCGGACGCGATCGTGCTACCGGATGCCAAGGCGATGGGCGTGTTCGACAAGGATCAGGTCGCGGCCCAGCTGAAGACCGCGAAGAACTTCCTCGTGGCGGCGAACCTGGACCCGGCCGTGCTGGCCGGAGGGAACCCCCAGGCCGCACTGGATCTGCTGAACCCCAGCAGCCGCAAGGTCGCGGAGCAGGAACTCGCCCACCCCGACACCCAGCACAACCCGATCAACCTCTTCAGCCGGTTCAACCCGCGCACCGCGATCCCGGCCGGCGACGTGGTCAAGTTGCAGGGCCGGATGTGGTTGGACGACGACGGCGAGCAGGGTGTGGTGGTCCATACCGACTACACCTTCGTCTACGCGGTGGTGCCGGGGCCGGAGCAGTTCAAGCCACTTCCCCCCAGCTCCCCCGGCCCGTCCCCCTCTGACACCACCGGTGCGAAGTCCGTGGCCTGGGTTCAACTGGATCCGCATGCCGAAGTCACCCGCGAGATCGTCCGGCGGGTGGCGGACTTCCGCTTCGCCGACCCGGACAAGTACGAGGTCCAGGACGGGAAGCTCTCGCTGCTCCATTGGCAGGGCACACGGGACAACAACTACTGCGATTCCGACGACGGCTGGCTCGAACCGTACTTCAAGCCGTTGCCAGGCAGCGACAGCAGTGCGGGCGAAGGCAGCGGCACCCCCGTGGACCCGTACGACCGCAGCAAGCCGATCCCCAACGACGACACCGATAAGTGCGGCACCCTCAGCCGCAGCTGA
- the proC gene encoding pyrroline-5-carboxylate reductase, whose translation MTSSAVHPQRIAFLGTGKIGEALLSGLLRSGKRPAELWVTARRPERAAELARRYGVAACSNKEAASLADTLILAVKPQDMGTLMEELGPHVTPDCLVISAAAGIPTRWFEARLPAGTPVVRVMPNTPVLVDEGMSVISGGSHATEEHLRRAEQIFESVGKALRLPEAQQDAATALSGSGPAYFYYLVEAMTDAGILLGLPRQVAHDLIVQSAIGASVMLRDSGEHPVKLREAVTSPAGTTIAAIRELENHGVRAALLGALEAARDRSRELASGGK comes from the coding sequence ATGACCAGCAGCGCCGTCCACCCACAGCGGATCGCCTTCCTGGGCACCGGCAAGATCGGCGAGGCGCTGCTCTCCGGTCTCCTGCGGTCGGGCAAGCGGCCGGCCGAACTCTGGGTCACCGCGCGCCGTCCCGAGCGGGCCGCCGAACTGGCCCGCAGGTACGGCGTGGCGGCCTGCTCCAACAAGGAGGCGGCCTCGCTCGCCGACACCCTGATCCTGGCCGTCAAGCCGCAGGACATGGGCACCTTGATGGAGGAGCTGGGCCCGCACGTCACCCCCGACTGCCTGGTGATCTCGGCCGCGGCCGGCATCCCCACCCGCTGGTTCGAGGCCCGGCTGCCGGCCGGCACGCCGGTGGTGCGGGTGATGCCCAACACGCCCGTGCTGGTCGACGAGGGCATGAGCGTGATCTCCGGCGGCTCGCACGCCACCGAGGAGCACCTGCGGCGCGCCGAGCAGATCTTCGAGTCGGTCGGCAAGGCGCTGCGCCTGCCCGAGGCGCAGCAGGACGCGGCCACCGCGCTCTCCGGCTCGGGCCCGGCCTACTTCTACTACCTGGTCGAGGCGATGACCGACGCCGGGATCCTGCTCGGCCTGCCCCGGCAGGTGGCGCACGACCTGATCGTGCAGTCCGCGATCGGCGCCTCGGTGATGCTGCGCGACTCCGGGGAGCACCCGGTCAAGCTGCGCGAGGCGGTCACCTCGCCGGCCGGCACCACCATCGCCGCCATCCGCGAGTTGGAGAACCACGGGGTGCGCGCCGCACTGCTGGGCGCCCTGGAGGCCGCACGGGACCGCTCCCGCGAGCTCGCCTCGGGCGGGAAGTGA
- a CDS encoding HAD family hydrolase, with protein sequence MSHAPYELVVFDNDGVLVDSEPIANRLLAEYLTELGYPTGIEDSYRDFMGRASHAVHEVVAERFGGTLPTEFPGDFHARVFAAFQSELTPVPGAVELLKELDERGVPYCLASSAGHEWIRTALDLTGLRAFFAEERIFSSQDVGVGKPAPDLFQYAARALGVAPARCLVIEDSAMGVLAARAAQMDVYGYTALTPAEWLAEAGATGLIRTLAEVPGLLGS encoded by the coding sequence GTGAGTCACGCACCCTACGAGCTGGTCGTCTTCGACAACGACGGTGTGCTGGTGGACAGCGAGCCGATCGCCAACCGGCTGCTCGCCGAGTACCTCACCGAGCTCGGCTACCCGACCGGCATCGAGGACTCCTACCGGGATTTCATGGGCCGGGCCAGCCACGCGGTGCACGAGGTGGTCGCCGAGCGGTTCGGCGGCACGCTGCCCACCGAGTTCCCGGGCGACTTCCACGCCCGGGTCTTCGCCGCCTTCCAGAGCGAGCTGACCCCGGTGCCCGGCGCCGTCGAGCTGCTCAAGGAGCTCGACGAGCGCGGCGTGCCGTACTGCCTGGCCTCCTCGGCCGGCCACGAGTGGATCCGCACCGCGCTCGACCTGACCGGGCTGCGCGCCTTCTTCGCCGAGGAGCGGATCTTCAGCTCCCAGGACGTCGGCGTCGGCAAGCCCGCGCCGGACCTGTTCCAGTACGCCGCCCGCGCGCTGGGTGTCGCGCCGGCCCGCTGCCTGGTGATCGAGGACAGCGCGATGGGCGTGCTGGCCGCCCGGGCGGCCCAGATGGACGTGTACGGCTACACCGCGCTCACCCCGGCCGAGTGGCTGGCCGAGGCTGGTGCCACCGGGCTGATCCGCACGCTTGCCGAGGTGCCCGGCCTGCTCGGCAGCTGA
- a CDS encoding MFS transporter: MTPAAATVDQQGRLRQARTALLVSFLLQGATFALLVTRIPGLQRQYRLTDGTLTVILAAVPILAGVGSICSEQLVKRTSPRAVLRTVQPLLCLTLAVGGLGHRLWALVPILAVFGLLTGALDASMNMLAVALQHRYGRSIMLGFYAAYSLGGIIGSLLASAGAHLRLLTLFGGCAAVLIPAALIAGRYFAGPRELGSAVQEAAAAAARAIPWKPLLPLCAALAFAYIADATVSNWGAKYLTESLHSSDRVAALAYAGYLATLLLGRTLGDRWVQRFGAAAVVRTGAAVAALGLLIAALAPTPWLGIAGFTVLGVGNCAVIPQVFAAGGRLFPQDLDAAVARLNLFNYVGFLVGAPLVGAIAGASSYHWALLAPMLLVLAVVPLAGHFTASARQPLVLDHASSRA, translated from the coding sequence ATGACGCCAGCGGCCGCAACGGTCGACCAGCAGGGCCGGCTTCGCCAGGCCCGCACCGCCCTGCTGGTCAGCTTCCTGCTCCAGGGCGCGACCTTCGCCCTGCTGGTCACCCGGATCCCGGGCCTGCAACGGCAGTACCGGCTGACCGACGGCACCCTGACCGTCATCCTGGCCGCCGTGCCGATCCTGGCCGGGGTCGGATCGATCTGCTCCGAGCAGTTGGTCAAGCGGACCAGCCCGCGCGCCGTGCTGCGCACCGTCCAGCCGCTGCTCTGCCTGACCCTGGCGGTGGGCGGGCTCGGCCACCGGCTCTGGGCGCTGGTGCCGATCCTGGCCGTCTTCGGCCTGCTGACCGGCGCGCTGGACGCCTCGATGAACATGCTCGCGGTGGCCCTGCAACACCGCTACGGGCGCTCCATCATGCTCGGCTTCTACGCCGCCTACAGCCTCGGCGGGATCATCGGCTCGCTGCTGGCCAGCGCCGGGGCGCACCTGCGCCTGCTCACCCTGTTCGGCGGCTGTGCGGCCGTGCTGATCCCGGCGGCGCTGATCGCGGGGCGCTACTTCGCCGGCCCGCGCGAGCTGGGCAGCGCCGTCCAGGAGGCCGCCGCGGCCGCCGCCCGGGCGATCCCGTGGAAGCCGCTGCTGCCGCTCTGCGCCGCGCTGGCCTTCGCCTACATCGCGGACGCCACGGTCTCCAACTGGGGCGCCAAGTACCTGACCGAGTCGCTGCACAGCTCCGACCGGGTGGCCGCGCTCGCCTACGCCGGCTACCTGGCCACGCTGCTGCTCGGCCGCACCCTCGGGGACCGCTGGGTGCAGCGCTTCGGTGCCGCCGCCGTGGTGCGCACCGGCGCCGCAGTGGCCGCGCTGGGCCTGCTGATCGCCGCGCTGGCCCCCACCCCCTGGCTGGGCATCGCCGGCTTCACCGTGCTCGGGGTCGGCAACTGCGCGGTGATCCCGCAGGTCTTCGCCGCCGGCGGGCGGCTCTTCCCGCAGGACCTGGACGCGGCGGTGGCCCGGCTGAACCTCTTCAACTACGTGGGCTTCCTGGTCGGTGCCCCGCTGGTCGGCGCGATCGCCGGGGCGAGCTCGTACCACTGGGCGCTGCTGGCCCCGATGCTGCTGGTGCTCGCCGTGGTACCGCTCGCCGGGCACTTCACGGCCTCCGCACGGCAACCACTAGTTTTGGACCATGCCTCAAGCCGAGCCTGA